The genomic segment TTGACAGTTGTGCACAATATCGACAGGACCACCGTTTTCGGTTGCGACAAACGGCAACCCACAGGCCGCCGCTTCGAGCAAAGTCAAACCAAAGGGCTCAGTCAGCGCTGGATTGACGAACACCCCCATCGAATTGGCAGCCATTTTATAAATCATGGGTACTTCTTCGGAAAGGTGGTGCTTGGGCAACGCGACTTTGCCGTACAGATCGTAGACATCGATCAGCACCATCAACTCGCTCAAAACGCTTTGAGCTCCTTCATCCATTTGGCGCACATCGTCGCGATTGCCGGCAATGATCACCAAGTTGGCTTTTTCTTGTAACGTAGGATTCTCACCATACGCTTTGAGTAAGGAGGCGATGTTTTTTCGCGGATCAGGGCGCGACAAGGCCAAGATCATCGGTTTGTCCGCGTCGTCGAGAAAGCGACTGATCGACTTTCGGATCTCCGAAACTGGCTCACCTAACTGCGGCGGGTGAAAATCATCCAATGACGTCCCGGGCGGGATCACCTTCATGGCATTGGGTTTGTAAAAGTCGTAGAGGTCGTATTGGTCACTGATTTCTTGATGGGTACTGGTGATGATCATGTCCGCGTTGGCGAGCACGCTTTCTTCGGCATAAATACGCTGAGAAATGTTATATTTTTCTTCAACTTGCTGCCGGCTCATGCCGCTGGCTAACAAACGTTTTCGCTTATCTCGGCCCAACGAATGGCCCGTGTGCACCAGTGGGATCCCCGTTTGTAAGTGCAATTTTGTCGCGACGTAACCGGCATCGGCATAGTGGCTGTGCAGCACGTCGGGCATGCGGTCTTGCTGGCGAAAATAATCGAGTAAGTTATCGGCAAAACTGTCGAGATAATCCCAAAGTTTTTCTTTGGCAAAATAGGTTTCTGAAGGGCCGCCATCAATGCGAACGATCCGGCTACCTTGGTTGAGGGATTCACTGAACGTGGAGTAAATTGCATCGATATGCGGGTCTTGAATACGACGGGTGATCAGCTCCACTCTGCTCACTTGCGGGTTTTTACCCAGCGCTTTGGCTAAGTCGACTACGTATTTGGTCTGGCCGCCGGTATCGGCATCTCGGCCTAATTCTAAATCTGTGCCCCTTATCAATCCATGTATGCTTATTAATGCGATATATAACTCATCTTCCTTAAGGTCTTTCGCACCTGGAGCCATAGTTTTTCCCCTGTGTTTCTAATCACACGGTAGAGTATAGCACAAGGTTAAAAATCATGCAGTTAAATAACAAAAACTGCATGATCCGACGACTTTTACAGCGATCGCACCGCCCGAGAGGCTTGATCGTAAAAGCCCGATAACGTCCGCATCGCGCTGGCAATGTCACCGAGTTGTTCATCCATGCCGAGCTTTTTAATCGCATCGACCAACAACTGCTCGCGGGTTTCTTTGTAGCGGTTACAAAAATCTTCCCCGGCTTCCGTCACCGAATAAAAAGTATCTTTGCCCTGGCGCCGACCTTGTACTAGTTCAAGCTTAACCAGTTTGCGCACCGAATAGGACACCGTGTGCAAATCATCAATATTCAGCGTAAAGGCCACATCGGCGATGCGCTTAGGACGCTCGCGATGATACACATTGTGCACCACCATAATATCGAGCGGACTCAGCTCAGAAATCCCGGTGGCGCTACTGCAAGATTGCATCCAACGATGAAAGGCATTGTTCATCATAGTTAAGGCGTATTCAAATTCACTGAGTGCCATCCCCTCTGCTGTCGCAAGGTGTGAAGAAGAGACAATCGGCCTTTTAGTCACTGGCTCATTCATAGACCATTCTCCCGTTCTCTTAGTTATTTCGTCATTGTCATCGGTAGCCAGGTGACCAACTGTGGAAACGCCGTCACCACCACCACCGCCAACATTAACACAAAGAAAAAGGGCAGTGCCGCTTTGGCCACATATAAGATATCTTTGCCGGTCAAACTTTGGATCACAAACAAGTTAAAGCCAACCGGAGGGGTGATTTGCGACATTTCGACCACCAGCACAATGTAAATACCAAACCACAGAGGGTCGATACCCGCTTGGGTCACCATGGGCAATACGACGGACGTCGTCAATACCACTACCGAGATCCCATCGAGAAAACACCCGAGAACGACAAACAAAATGGTTAGGAAAAACAACAGCATGTATGGAGATAATTCGAGAAGTGCAATGTGCTCTGCCAACATTCTCGGCAAGCCGATAAAGCCCATCGCCACGGTTAAAAAGGCCGCTCCCGCCAAAATAAAAATGATCATACAGGACGTTTTCACCGCCCCCATCAAACTCTGGACAAAGGTGTCTAAGGTCAAGGTACGGCTGGTAAGCGCGAGAATCAATGCCCCTAACACCCCAAATGAGGCCGCTTCTGTTGGCGTGGTGATCCCGCCGTAAATTGAGCCTAAAACAAACACCACCAAACACAAGATAGGGATCAATTTGACCAAGGCTTTGCCCTTATCCGCCCAAGTGTATTGAATGGTGGATTTAGGGGCAATTCTAGGGTGGGCTAATGACCAATAAATGGTAAACGCCACAAACATCGCCAACAGCATGATCCCGGGGATGGCTCCGGCGATGAACAGACGGCCAATCGAGACTTCTGCCGACACGCCGTAAACAATTAAAATAATCGATGGCGGGATCAAAAGCCCCAACGTGCCTGAGCCGGCTAAAGTACCGATCGCCATCTTGTCATCAAACCCTTGGCGCTTTAATTCTGGCAGGGTCATTTTGCCGATCGTCGCTGCAGTGGCCGCCGACGAGCCCGACACGGCGGCAAACATGCCACAACTGAGAATATTGACGTGTAACAACGAGCCAGGCACTCGATTGAGCCAAGGGGTCAGGCCTTCAAACAAGTCTTTAGACAAGCGAGTGCGAAACAAAATCTCGCCCATCCAAATAAACAAGGGCAAGGCGGCCAATGACCAATCTGAAATCGCGCCCCATGTCGTGGTGGCATAGATAAGGCCAAACGATTGATTGCCCAGTAAGCTCATGCCGACAATGCCGACAGACACCAAAGACAAGGCGATCCAGGTGCCGCCCGCCAGTAAGGTAAATAGGACGATCAGGGCTATTACGCCAATCATTAACTCATTCATTGGCCTTCTCCTGATATCGTATTTTGCTGTACGAGTTGTTCTTCATCTGAGGCGGGAATCGCTTCTGCGCCGGTCAGGTAACGAATTAACGTATCCACCACCGATACGGCAAACAACAGCGCCCCCAAGGCGGTAGGGAATTGCACTAACCACAAGGGCATCGGAATATAGCCGTGAGTAACATCGTCAAATAACCAAGATTCATAGACCATGTAGCCAAGCTGATAGCTCAAATAAACCGACAACACAGAGGCAAACAGCAAGACTAAGGATTCAACGATACGCAAATAACGCGCCCCAAGCCGCTGGGTAAACAAGCTGACACGAATATGTGCCCCTTGGCGAAAGGCGTAGGCCAAGGCGAGAAAACTCGCAGAAGCCAACAGATAGCCGGCCAAATCTTCACTCGATGGAATAGCGACGCCAAACCAGCGCCCCACGACTCGGGCCAAAATAATAAGGCAAATTAAAACAATACACAGCCCGGAGACTGCGCCCGACCAGCGGTACAATTTATCCAATCCATCACGCATCATCGAACTCCCTGTTCTGCGTTATTGTGGTTCTCGTTACTTGTTTTTAGTCTCGGGTTGCTGCGGCACACCCATGACGTAAATAACGGGTCTTCTTTCGTCATTCTCTGACTTGTGCCGTTTATCACTTGTTGAATACAGGCTATTTAACACTGCGCAACTCACTTAGTCTGTGATAAAGGTCTGTGATAAAGGCTTGAAAGCCATTTAAAAAGCAACAAAGCGAGCGCTCAGCTCACGCCGTGCGCCCGTTTGCTGTATGATCACAGAATTATTGCTGTGATTGATAATAGCTGTCGAGAACCTGAGATCCGGTCGCGCCAGCTTCTTCTTTCCATTCATTGGCCATCACAGCACCGATGTCTTGCAGCGAGGCTTTAAGCCCTTCATTTGGCTGTGACACTTCGATACCGTTCTTAGCAAGCCCTTGAGTTTTTGACACGGTTTCTTCTTCGGCCATTTGCCAACCGCGCTGCTCGGCTTTTTTCGCTGCATTTAGGAGTTCAGTTTGCACTTCTTTTGGCAAACGCTTAAAGGAGCGCTGATTGACGATCACCATGTTTTTGGGAATCCAAGCTTGCACGTCGTTGTAATAGCTGAGGTAATCCCAGGATTGAGAGTTAACCCCTGTGGTGGAAGAGGTGATCATCATGTCGATAATTCCGGTCGAGAAAGCTTGAGGAATTTCGACATTTTGTACTGTGGTTGGCGTGGCTTCGAGCAACACAGCCAAGCGAGACAAAGTTGGGCTGTAAGCACGCATTTTGGCCCCTTTCATGTCCTCGACATCCACCACCGCTTGCTTGCTGTAAATCCCTTGCGGTGGCCATGGCACCGAGTAAAGCAGCATCATGCCATCTTTGTTTAACTGAGCTTCTAACGCCGACTTGGAAGCGTCATACAAGGCCTTCGCTTGATCAAAGTTGGTGGCGAGAAACGGCAGGTTATCCAACTTATAAATGGGGGCTTCGTTGCCCAAAATGCCAATGAAGACTTCGCCAATTTGCACCTGACGCGTTTTAACCGCACGCGCAATTTCAGGGTGTTTGATCAAAGACGAGCCGGTGTGAACCACGATGTTGAGTTCCCCATCGGTCGCCGCTTTCACTTCTTTAGCAAATTCAACGATATTTTGTGTGTGGTAAGTGGCATCAGGGTAAGGGGTGGCCATATCCCAACGCGTTTCTGCGTAGGCACTGCTGGCACTGAGTAACGTTAACGCGAGTAGTGACTTGTTCCATTTAGAGCATTTCATTGCCTTCTCCTTAGAGTGTCCTTGGCGAATTTCCTTTCCATATTAACCGAGCCGACGGGCAAACAACGTTCAGTAAGCGTGCGCGACGCTTATTGATGAATTTGATGATATCGCTGCGGCACTGGTCATAAATACGACATTTTTACCCTACCTGCAAATAAACAGTTTGACAACAATTAAAAAGTAATTACGATTTAATTTAAATGCACTTTGCATTTGTTGGCGAAAAAACGGACGATGCGCCATTCACCTGTACGCAATAAACCGCGCCCAAAACAGGGCTATTGCGTGTGTAGCGTGGCGGTATTGGATGGATTGTAAGAGACTAAGGTCAGTCTCGTGACAACAGGATAAGGATATTGATAATGAAATTAAACAGTGACTTAGGCGAGAGTTTTGGCATTTGGTCAGTCGGAATGGATGAAGCGGTCATGCCGCATATCGATATGGCCAACGTCGCCTGTGGTTTTCACGCCTCCGATCCAGACATCATGGCGCAAACCATACAACGCGCGATCAAACACAATGTCAGTATCGGTGCTCACCCTGGCTACGACGACAAAAAAGGTTTCGGTCGACGCTCTATCCCCCACACCTTGGACGAAATCAAACACGCGCTCACTTATCAAGTCGGTGCTTTGATCGGCCTATGTCAGCTCTACGGCACAAGCGTCACTTACATCAAGCCCCACGGCGCACTCTACAACGACATGATGGTCAATGCCGATATTTATCGCGCCATTGTCGAAGCCATCGCTGAAGCAAAATTTGATTTGCCGTTAATGATCCTCGCTAAAGCGGATAATCAAGCCTATCAAGCCATTGCTGATCAACACCAGGTTCCCCTATTGTTCGAAGCCTTTGCCGATCGGGCCTATACCGAGGACGGCACGTTAGCGTCTAGGCAATTGCCAGGTACTGTGTATCATGAGCCAGAACTTATCATCAACCAAGTCAAACAGTTAGTGACACAAGGGACCGTCACCACCATCGACGGGCAAACCTTAGCGTTGCAAGCCGATACCGTTTGTGTTCACGGTGATAATCAAGAATCGATCAACACCGTTTACCAACTGCGCCAACTGATTGACCAATGCCAATGAAGATCTTACCTGTCTCTGAATCGTCGCTGATTGTCTATGTGAGCGACGAAATCAACCTCTCGCTCATTGCACGCTTGGCGAGATTTACCGACGCCATCGAAGCCCAGTTTGGCGAGGCCATTTTCGATGTGATCCCCTCTTACACCTCGATCTTGATCGACTATCACCCGCTGAAAGTCGACCTCGCCAGTTTAACCACATGGTGTGAAGCGCACTGGCCAAGCTTTGCCACATCGCCGCTGAACGCCACCGCGAACACCCTAACGCTGCCCGTCTATTACCACCCTGATGTAGCAGAGGATCTCGAACCCTTGGCCAAGCAAAAAGGCCTCTCGGTCGATCAAGTCATCGAGAAGCACACCGGCCAAGAATACACCGTCTGTGCCATTGGCTTTGCGCCGGGGTTTGCGTTTCTTGGCTCAGTAGACCCCGCCATAGCCACGCCTCGCCACGCCAAACCGCGTTTGCAGGTGAAAAAAGGCAGTGTGGGCATCGCCGATCAACAAACGGCGGTTTATCCTTTAGACACCCCCGGCGGTTGGCAGATCATCGGCAACTGCCCAATCGATTTATTCGACATCGATGCCAAGCCGATGATGCCGTTCAAAGTCGGTGATACCATTCGCTTTGAAGCCATCGACCGCGCCACGTTTTTGCAAATGGGAGGACAAGTATGAAGGCATTATTAACCGTGAAGCCGGGCATGCAAACTCTCATTCAAGACACCGGCCGTTATCGGGTAGCGCAAATGGGACTCAGCTGTGGTGGACCGATGGATTTGCATGCTTATTGCTGGGCCAATCGCTTATTGGGCAACGACATATCCAGCCCAACGTTGGAAATTACCTTAGGTAATGCCGCCTTTAAAGCGCTAAAAGATTGTTGGTTGTCGCTCACTGGCGCGCCGATGCCAGCGGATATCGATGGCAAGCCACTGCACAATTGGCGCAGTTTTTTGCTCAAAAAAGGTCAAACCTTATCCTTATCAGTCGCCCGAAGCGGCATGCGCGCGTATTTAGCCATCGAAGGGGGATTTGTCGGCGCGGACGTGTTTAACAGCGCAGCGACCGTGGTTCGCAACCAATTAGGCGGCCACCCTAGCCACCCAGGAGAAGCGCTGAATAAAGGCGATATTCTTCAGCAGCGCCCCGCTTCCTCAAGCATCGACAAAGCGCAATGGGTCGAGCGCCACTTCACTCGTCACTATGACAGTACGCTCAACATCGCCGTGATCGAATCTTACCAGGCCAAGGACTTTTCCGATCACACCAAACGCGTACTCTACCAAAAGCCTTACACCTTAACGCAGCAATGCAATCGTATGGGGGCGTTCTTAGAAGGCGAACCGATTCAAGGTCACGGCGATGGTGTGATTTCAGAAGGGATCGCGTTGGGCGCCATCCAGCTGCCCGCGAATGGCCAGCCGATCATTTTACTCAATGACCGTCAAACTCTCGGCGGCTACCCCAAAATTGGTTGTGTCTCTAAACTCAGTCTAATGAAACTCGGCCAAGCCCGCCCTGGAGATAGGATCCAATTTTATCGCGCCGATTTGGCATTAGAAACCGACAAATACCGCCAGTTTGTCCGCTTTTTTGGTCTTTAAACGCCACCTAGGGCTCAGAGCCTCTCCTCTGAGCCTATTCTCTAGACGTTCCTTCAATCCTCAAACTATTTTAAACAAACCCAACTCCTTTTTTTGACGCTCAGCAGCATCGGATAAAGCTTTGCACGACTGCAACGTCTTCTCAATTAACGCCACATTTTGATGGACTAAGTCGTGCGCCTTGGTGGTATTGAGCGCAATATCTTCGGTAACGTGATATTGCTCTTGTGACGAGGTCGCCACTAAGGTATTGACATCAGAAATCGCGCTAACGGATGCAAAAATAGCTTGAAAACTGTCATCAATCGCATTGGTGAGATCAACCGATTGACCAATTAATCTCATGTTGTGCTGCATATTTTGCTGGGCTTTTTGCGACTGACTCTGCAGTTTTTCAATGATTTGTTGAATATTCACCGTCGATTGCTGGGTTTTCGAGGCCAAACTTCTCACCTCATCCGCCACCACGGCAAATCCTCGACCGTGCTCTCCCGCCCTCGCCGCTTCAATGGCGGCATTGAGCGCGAGTAAATTCGTTTGCTCAGAAATCGCGTTAATCACTTCGGTCACGCTGTCAATCTCTATCGCAAATTGACGCAGTTCATCGATCAATTGAGCGGTCTCAGTAAACGATTGATGCACACTGTTATTGAGTTGAATATTTTCTTCCACTTTTTGCTTGCCCTGCTCGACAAATCCTCTTGCTTGCATGGCTTGCTCTTCTGCACTGATGGCTTTTTGACTCATTTCTTGTGAGGTAGAAGAGAGTTCAGTGACCGCCGTTGAAATTTGCTCGACTTGCGCCAATTCATCTTGCCCGTTGTCTTTGTTGCGCTCCATGGCGTTGGTTAAGTGATCCGTTGCGCTGGTGACTTGCTCTGAAATAGCATGAGTATTACTGATGAGTTGGCGCAATTGATGATTCAGCGACAACGTTGAATGATAAATACCAGTTTGATTGTTAACGTCATTGTCACCGCTGTCTGGCATTCGAAAATCGCCTTGAGCCATCTTCGCTATCATGGCTTCGATGGCCTTTGGCTCGCCACCGACGGGTTTCAGCACCAATTTGTTGATTAACCAACTGCTCATCACACAGGAAAATAGCAGCATGAAGCCACCGGTTACCAAAGCGCGGATTAATTGATAATTGGCGTCTGCTTCAATGGTCTCATCGCGGACAAAACTCACATATTGCCAGCCGTTGATGGCAAACTCGCCCCAAAAAGCGGTAAAGTCAACCGATTGGTCATTGACCTCGGCGGAATAATGAAGTTGCTGATTTTGTGTGCTGAACGCTTGATAGGTCGGTCTTTTGTCTTGAATTTTTTGACCAATGTACTCTGGGTAAGGGGCGTGAACGATCAACCCTTTGCTGGTATAAATGAATAAGTCATCGCGCTGGCGAGCCGATCCCAATAAATCATCAAGAAACACGCTCGATAAGATGGCAATATCACGATTGACCTTAACAATCACACCGACGACTAACTTGCCCGTGGTTTTAGACAAGTAAGGCTCAGAAAAATAATCGTTTTTTCCAAGTTGAAAGACCGCGGTGTAATAAGGCCGCTGCAAGGCTTGGACATTAAAATCCAATTTGCTTTCGAGATCATAAATCTCACCACTGCGTCTGACGACATAAACCCCAGAGCTGGCTTTGTCTAATACGGTGTTAAGAGGTTGAAGCGCGAGTTTGGCCTCTGGGCTCAATCCCGATGCGGTAAAATCTTGCTCTTTAATAGCGACAGACGACAACAAGGCTTTTAAGTGCTGAAAGCGCTCATGTAACTCAGCGCGGACGGTGGCGTTTTTTTGTTGTAATATTTCTTTGGTAAGCAGCACACTCTCTTCTTTGTATGCCATGTAACTCATTGTCGTCAGAACCAAAATAGTCATGACGATAAAACCGCATATCGCCCCAATCACTTGAACTTTAAACTTGCCCATTTTTCACCCATTGCACTTAACCTTGATATATATTGGTATAAGCGCAAGCATGATTCCCTGTATTGATATTTATCATGATAAAGAACGGTAATCGGCGCTGCCAACCACTTGCTGCTCGATATAGTGATCTGACACACAAGGCTTCATCAGGACAGGCTTCATCGGGACACGCACCAAAATCGCCAACAGGACACGCATTAAAAACGCAATCGGGGACACGCACCAAAATCGCAAACAAGGACACACCACTATGAATCAAGGCAACGAAAAACCAACATTCGCCATCACAAGGCTCGCGCTCCTGATCCCGCCCCCGGTACTGCTACTGATTTGTGCCGCTATTGCTTACGGGTTAAGCCATATCAAAGGGTTGAGTTGGGCAATGCCACGGCAAACACTTGTCGCTGTGGTGACACTGATTTTTGCCGTCACAATTGCGATTGCCGCCCTCATTCCCTTTATCAAACACAAAACGACAATCAACCCACACCATATAGAACGCACGCGTTATTTGATTGAGGACGGCATTTACGCTCACTCACGCAACCCGATGTACCTCAGCCTCGCCCTGATTTTATTCGCTTATAGTTATACCTTATCATCGCCTTTGAGCCTGCTCTCCTGCTTTGTGTTTGTCGCATACCTCAACACCTTTCAAATCGCTCCAGAAGAAGCCCTGCTCAAGCAAAAGTTTGGCGACCAATACCAAGCCTACTGCGCTCGAGTTAGGCGATGGTGCTAAAGCCATGTAAAAAAGCGGTGTTATTGAGACAACTCTGGCAATTTATTCGTGACCAATACCCCGACAAAGGTAAAGACAGCAAACAAGACAATTAAACTCGGCAAAGCCAGTAGCTCGGTCAACAATCCCAAAAAGCTCATCAGTAATAACATCACGCCAATGACCGTATTAGAGACGGCGACATAGGTCGTGCGCGTGTTGCCTTCAGACATATCCACCAAGTACGTCTTGCGACCGACGCGTACGCCATCGTGAGCAATACAAATACCAAAATAAAGTATGGGCAGGAAACCGCTTAATGCCAACCATTGGGGGGCCAGTTGGGCGATGACAAACAAACCAATACCGATCAATCCACTCAAGCTCGCGCCTAGCATCATGACTTTACGACTCGACTGATCGGCAAA from the Vibrio sp. HB236076 genome contains:
- a CDS encoding biotin-dependent carboxyltransferase family protein; the protein is MKALLTVKPGMQTLIQDTGRYRVAQMGLSCGGPMDLHAYCWANRLLGNDISSPTLEITLGNAAFKALKDCWLSLTGAPMPADIDGKPLHNWRSFLLKKGQTLSLSVARSGMRAYLAIEGGFVGADVFNSAATVVRNQLGGHPSHPGEALNKGDILQQRPASSSIDKAQWVERHFTRHYDSTLNIAVIESYQAKDFSDHTKRVLYQKPYTLTQQCNRMGAFLEGEPIQGHGDGVISEGIALGAIQLPANGQPIILLNDRQTLGGYPKIGCVSKLSLMKLGQARPGDRIQFYRADLALETDKYRQFVRFFGL
- a CDS encoding isoprenylcysteine carboxylmethyltransferase family protein, which translates into the protein MNQGNEKPTFAITRLALLIPPPVLLLICAAIAYGLSHIKGLSWAMPRQTLVAVVTLIFAVTIAIAALIPFIKHKTTINPHHIERTRYLIEDGIYAHSRNPMYLSLALILFAYSYTLSSPLSLLSCFVFVAYLNTFQIAPEEALLKQKFGDQYQAYCARVRRWC
- a CDS encoding 5-oxoprolinase subunit PxpA, translating into MKLNSDLGESFGIWSVGMDEAVMPHIDMANVACGFHASDPDIMAQTIQRAIKHNVSIGAHPGYDDKKGFGRRSIPHTLDEIKHALTYQVGALIGLCQLYGTSVTYIKPHGALYNDMMVNADIYRAIVEAIAEAKFDLPLMILAKADNQAYQAIADQHQVPLLFEAFADRAYTEDGTLASRQLPGTVYHEPELIINQVKQLVTQGTVTTIDGQTLALQADTVCVHGDNQESINTVYQLRQLIDQCQ
- a CDS encoding winged helix DNA-binding protein — encoded protein: MNEPVTKRPIVSSSHLATAEGMALSEFEYALTMMNNAFHRWMQSCSSATGISELSPLDIMVVHNVYHRERPKRIADVAFTLNIDDLHTVSYSVRKLVKLELVQGRRQGKDTFYSVTEAGEDFCNRYKETREQLLVDAIKKLGMDEQLGDIASAMRTLSGFYDQASRAVRSL
- the pxpB gene encoding 5-oxoprolinase subunit PxpB; translated protein: MPMKILPVSESSLIVYVSDEINLSLIARLARFTDAIEAQFGEAIFDVIPSYTSILIDYHPLKVDLASLTTWCEAHWPSFATSPLNATANTLTLPVYYHPDVAEDLEPLAKQKGLSVDQVIEKHTGQEYTVCAIGFAPGFAFLGSVDPAIATPRHAKPRLQVKKGSVGIADQQTAVYPLDTPGGWQIIGNCPIDLFDIDAKPMMPFKVGDTIRFEAIDRATFLQMGGQV
- a CDS encoding TRAP transporter large permease, producing MNELMIGVIALIVLFTLLAGGTWIALSLVSVGIVGMSLLGNQSFGLIYATTTWGAISDWSLAALPLFIWMGEILFRTRLSKDLFEGLTPWLNRVPGSLLHVNILSCGMFAAVSGSSAATAATIGKMTLPELKRQGFDDKMAIGTLAGSGTLGLLIPPSIILIVYGVSAEVSIGRLFIAGAIPGIMLLAMFVAFTIYWSLAHPRIAPKSTIQYTWADKGKALVKLIPILCLVVFVLGSIYGGITTPTEAASFGVLGALILALTSRTLTLDTFVQSLMGAVKTSCMIIFILAGAAFLTVAMGFIGLPRMLAEHIALLELSPYMLLFFLTILFVVLGCFLDGISVVVLTTSVVLPMVTQAGIDPLWFGIYIVLVVEMSQITPPVGFNLFVIQSLTGKDILYVAKAALPFFFVLMLAVVVVTAFPQLVTWLPMTMTK
- a CDS encoding HAD-IIB family hydrolase; translation: MAPGAKDLKEDELYIALISIHGLIRGTDLELGRDADTGGQTKYVVDLAKALGKNPQVSRVELITRRIQDPHIDAIYSTFSESLNQGSRIVRIDGGPSETYFAKEKLWDYLDSFADNLLDYFRQQDRMPDVLHSHYADAGYVATKLHLQTGIPLVHTGHSLGRDKRKRLLASGMSRQQVEEKYNISQRIYAEESVLANADMIITSTHQEISDQYDLYDFYKPNAMKVIPPGTSLDDFHPPQLGEPVSEIRKSISRFLDDADKPMILALSRPDPRKNIASLLKAYGENPTLQEKANLVIIAGNRDDVRQMDEGAQSVLSELMVLIDVYDLYGKVALPKHHLSEEVPMIYKMAANSMGVFVNPALTEPFGLTLLEAAACGLPFVATENGGPVDIVHNCQCGLLVDPLNVTQIGESIESLLTDPDKWRQYSQNGIKNVAEQYSWQHHAKQYLKEVKRLASTPATVIAQDEIRLASRHVPRMLVSGLDRTLLSPQSDGLQDFSKLMKSKRKECAFGIATARPLDSVLAVMKKHGLPKPDILICSLGTEIYFSRELNPSTDWRQYIDHNWNSKAIRRILSKFKGLKRLPQDQQSKFKLAYEMVSDEVTYEDIVAALRKEEQTVNVFLSNERFIDVLPVRASKGLALRYVARLWEIPLQNILVAGGSGTDEDMLGGNMLNVIVNNRKHEQLSDYIEQKAIYFAEKNYANGILEAIEHFDFFGAGEGNE
- a CDS encoding TRAP transporter small permease, yielding MMRDGLDKLYRWSGAVSGLCIVLICLIILARVVGRWFGVAIPSSEDLAGYLLASASFLALAYAFRQGAHIRVSLFTQRLGARYLRIVESLVLLFASVLSVYLSYQLGYMVYESWLFDDVTHGYIPMPLWLVQFPTALGALLFAVSVVDTLIRYLTGAEAIPASDEEQLVQQNTISGEGQ
- a CDS encoding methyl-accepting chemotaxis protein, which translates into the protein MGKFKVQVIGAICGFIVMTILVLTTMSYMAYKEESVLLTKEILQQKNATVRAELHERFQHLKALLSSVAIKEQDFTASGLSPEAKLALQPLNTVLDKASSGVYVVRRSGEIYDLESKLDFNVQALQRPYYTAVFQLGKNDYFSEPYLSKTTGKLVVGVIVKVNRDIAILSSVFLDDLLGSARQRDDLFIYTSKGLIVHAPYPEYIGQKIQDKRPTYQAFSTQNQQLHYSAEVNDQSVDFTAFWGEFAINGWQYVSFVRDETIEADANYQLIRALVTGGFMLLFSCVMSSWLINKLVLKPVGGEPKAIEAMIAKMAQGDFRMPDSGDNDVNNQTGIYHSTLSLNHQLRQLISNTHAISEQVTSATDHLTNAMERNKDNGQDELAQVEQISTAVTELSSTSQEMSQKAISAEEQAMQARGFVEQGKQKVEENIQLNNSVHQSFTETAQLIDELRQFAIEIDSVTEVINAISEQTNLLALNAAIEAARAGEHGRGFAVVADEVRSLASKTQQSTVNIQQIIEKLQSQSQKAQQNMQHNMRLIGQSVDLTNAIDDSFQAIFASVSAISDVNTLVATSSQEQYHVTEDIALNTTKAHDLVHQNVALIEKTLQSCKALSDAAERQKKELGLFKIV
- a CDS encoding TRAP transporter substrate-binding protein, which codes for MKCSKWNKSLLALTLLSASSAYAETRWDMATPYPDATYHTQNIVEFAKEVKAATDGELNIVVHTGSSLIKHPEIARAVKTRQVQIGEVFIGILGNEAPIYKLDNLPFLATNFDQAKALYDASKSALEAQLNKDGMMLLYSVPWPPQGIYSKQAVVDVEDMKGAKMRAYSPTLSRLAVLLEATPTTVQNVEIPQAFSTGIIDMMITSSTTGVNSQSWDYLSYYNDVQAWIPKNMVIVNQRSFKRLPKEVQTELLNAAKKAEQRGWQMAEEETVSKTQGLAKNGIEVSQPNEGLKASLQDIGAVMANEWKEEAGATGSQVLDSYYQSQQ